GACAAGCCCGGCACGTGGAAGGTCGCGACGCAGATGTCCGCGGTCATGGGCAGCTTCAAGGCGGACGGCGTCGAAAAGCGCGTCGGCGGTCGTGGCGGCCAGCCGCGTCCCGGCCAGCCTGCGCCTTTGACCGTCGCGGATATCCCTGCCAACGCCACCGACGTGAAGCTGACCGAGGTGTCGTCCCGCAACGAGGTGTTCCTGACCGCCGGCGCGCCGACCACCACGGTGCTGAAGACCAGCGGCAAAGGCCTCGAATTCGCCCCCGTCACCCACCCCGACGAACTGGTCGCGGGAGAGGCGGCGAAGTTCCGCTTCCTAATCGACGGCAAGCCCGCCCCCGGCCTCAAGGTCACCGTCATCCCCGGCGGCAAGCGCTATCGCAACGACGAAGGCGCGATGAACCTCACCACCGGCGCGGACGGCGTGCTGACCGTGACATGGCCGGCCGCCGGCATGTACTGGCTCAACGCCACCGCCACCGATGCGAAGACGACCGTGCCGCGCGCGACCGAGCGCCGGATGACCTACGTCACCACGCTGGAAGTGCTGACCCCCTGAGCCCGCCCGCGATGCGGATCGCCTTGCCCGCCGTCATCGATCCGGCGGCGGTCGCGGCGCACGACCCGGCCGCGGCGATCGTCGACCTCGGCGGGGAGACGATGGGGACGCGCTGGCACGTCCGTGCCGTCCTCCCCGCCGGCATGACGGTCGCCGCGGTCGGGGCGGCGATCGTCGCCCGCCTCGACGGCATCGTCAACGAGATGAGCCACTGGTCGCCGACCTCGCGGCTGTCGCGCTTCAATCGCGCGGATGCGGGCGCGTGGGTGACGCTGCCGCCCGATTTCGCGCATGTCGTCGCGGGCGGGCTGGCGATTGCCGCGGCGACCGGCGGCGCGTTCGATCCGACGATCGGCCGGCTGGTCGAGCTGTGGGGTTTCGGCCCCACGCCCGTCACTACGTCACCCACCGACTTTGCGCTGGCCCAGGCCAAGGCCGCCACCGGCTGGCAGCGTCTCACCTACACCCCCGGCGATCGCCGCCTGCGCCAGCCCGGCGGCCTGTCGCTCGACCTGTCGGGCATCGCCAAGGGGCATGCCGTCGACGCGATCGCGGACGTGCTGGCGCAATGCGGCGTGAGGCATGCGCTAACCGAGATCGGCGGCGAGTTCGTCGGTCGCGGCATCCGCCCCGATGGCGAACCGTGGTGGGTCGATCTGGAGGTTCCGCCCGGCAGCGACCTCGCGCCGCTGCGGATCGCGCTCCATCGCCTCGCCGTCGCGACCTCGGGCGACTACCGGCGCGGCGCCCACACGATCGACCCCCGCACCGGCCGGTCGGTAGCGAACGGAGTCGTGTCCGCCAGCGTCATCCACGCCGACGCGCTGACGGCGGATGCCTGGGCGACGGCTCTGACCGTGCTGGGGCCGGGGGAGGGGGGGCACTGGCGACGACGCACGGCATCGCGGGGCGGATCGTGACCCTGATCGAAGGCGTGACCCGGGAATATCTGACGCCTGCGCTGGACACGATGCTGACCGATTGAACTTCGGCCGACGTGCTGCCCTCACCCTTCCTCCGCTGCGCCCCTCCCTCCCGCTCCCATCGGGAGAGGGAATAGACGCCGCAGGCGGCGAAGGGTGAGGGCAGGGGGCGAACGGTCTCGGGATCCCTTACCTCGCGTTGAACACCGCGCCCAGGATCATGACGTTGTCCGCCGGCTCGTTGACCTGCACCGCACCGCCCGCCTGCGCCACCAAAGTATGCACCAGATATGCGGCGGCCGCGCGCGGCGTCACGCCGTCGGCCCGCTCGCCGTCGGTCAGCGTCTCGCGCAATTCGGGGTCGAGGATGATGCGTGGCCCCTCGATCTTGACGACGATCTCCAGATGCCCGTCATTCTCCTCGCCGCCGACATCCAGCGTGCCGCCCCGCACCAGCGCCTCGCTGGCGATCAGCGTCAGGTTCAGCATCACCTTCAGCGCGGTCTTCGGCAGCGTCTCGCCCTCGACCCACCAGTTGAACGTCGTCCGCTTGTTGTCGACCAGCAGCCCCTCGATCGCGGTCTTCGCCTCGCGGCTGTCGACCCGCTCAGCGAAACCGCCACCCGCCCCGAAGGCGAGGCGAAAGAACTTCAGCTTGTTCGCCGACGCCCGCGCGCTCTCGCTGAGCAACTGGAACACGCGCGCCCGCATCTCGGGATCGTTCTCGTCGCCCAGCAGCTCCAGCCCGTTGTTGAGCGCGCCGACCGGCGACAACAGGTCATGGCACAGCCGCGAACACAGCAGGCTGGCGAAATCGACCGGACTGACGGACATTGGGATCCCCTGAACTCTCGGCCAATCTGTGGCCGACCCGAGTCGCGCTGGCAAGCCGCCGCGGCTGTTGGATCGCGATCCCCGCGTGTCGTTGGTATCGCTGGCGGATTGTCGGACGCCTGTCCTATGCGTCCGGTGCGGGCTATCGCCCGGCTCGTTTCTGTTCACCGCGTCGGATCATCGCGAGAATGGAAACGATCGACCGCTCATGTTTCCGTACGAGTGCCCCACTTGTTCATGTTGTTCGACTTCGCCAGCGCGATCCGAACGAACCGCCCCTCGACCGGCCCGTCCGCCACCGCGCGCCATCCCCGCAGCACGCCGCCGGCGGCGATCAGCCACAGCGTGCCGTCCGCCGCCGCCTCCGCCGCATCGCGCGCCGACGGCACGGCGACGCCGCCGGGGTGGGAATGGTAATGGCCGACGATCCGCGGCCCGCCGCCCCGCGCGGCGCGATGCGCCGCGATCAGCGCGGCGGGATCGATCTCGAACCGGCGGGCGGGATCGGTGGCGACGTTGCGACAGGGCAGGGCACGCGTGATCCTGTCCCCCTCGCCCAGCAGCAACCCGCAAATCTCCACCGCCGGCGATGCCGCCGCTTCCTCCAGAATTTGCCCGACCAGCTCGCTTGCAATCGTCACCGTCATGCCCACATCGTTACGACATGGACCGGGGGGTTTCCATCTTGCAGGCGACGATCGCCACCACGGCCGATGGCTGGCGGCTGGACCGCGCGCTGGCCGATGCCGTGCCGACGTTGTCGCGTGAACGGTTGAAGGTATTGATCGCCAGCGGTGCGGTCACCCGCGACGGCATCATGGTGCGCGATCCGGCCAAGCGCGCGACCGCGGGCGACCGGCTGGCGGTCGCCGTACCGGTGCCGACGCTGCCGCATAACGAGGCGCAGGACATCCCGCTCGTCGTCGCTTATGAAGACGAACATCTGATCGTCATCGACAAGCCCGCCGGCCTCGTCGTCCACCCTGCCGCCGGCAACCTCGACGGCACGCTGGTCAACGCGCTGCTCCACCATTGCGACGGCAGCCTGTCCGGCATCGGCGGCGTCGCCCGGCCGGGGATCGTCCATCGCATCGACAAGGATACGTCGGGGCTGATGGTCGCCGCCAAGACCGACCGCGCGCATGAAGGGCTGGCCCGCCAGTTCCACGACCACAGCATCGATCGCCGCTACCGTGCCATCGTCGGCGGCGTGCCGCGCCCGGCGGAGGGCAAGGTCGATGCCCCGCTCGCTCGCTCGGCGGCCAATCGCAAGAAGATCGCGATCGTGGCTGGCGGCAAACGGGCGGTGACGCATTTCCGCACGATGACGACGCTGCGTGATGCCGCGCTGGTCGAATGCCGGCTGGAAACCGGACGAACGCATCAGGTACGCGTCCACATGGCATCGATCGGCCATGCCTTGCTGGGTGACCCGGTCTATGGTAGAACAAAGGGTGCTCAAAAAGCGCTTCTCGAAACCCTCGGTTTCCGCCGCCAAGCCTTGCATGCGGCGCACCTGGGGTTCATTCATCCGGTGAAAAGCACCGCTTTGGCGTTCGAAAGCGATATGCCTGCCGACATGCAGGAACTGTTCACCGAGCTTCACGTATAGGTTAGAGCCGTTCGTTACCGCAGTGCGGAACGACGCCTCCGCAGAAAGGGAGATCAGATCATGGCAGCCCGCAGCAACGTCCCCGCGACGATTCCTGCCCTCGGCGGGGAGCAGAGCCTCAACCGCTATCTGTCCGAGATCAAGAAATTCCCCATCCTCGCGCCCGAGCAGGAATTCATGCTCGCCAAGCGTTTTCAGGAACATGGCGACACTGATGCGGCGGCGCAGCTCGTTACCTCGCACCTGCGTCTCGTGGCGAAGATCGCGATGGGCTATCGCGGCTACGGCCTGCCGACGTCGGAACTGATTTCCGAAGGCAACATCGGCCTGATGCAGGGCGTCAAGAAGTTCGAGCCGGACCGCGGCTTCCGCCTCGCTACCTATGCGATGTGGTGGATCCGCGCCTCGATCCAGGAATATATCCTGCGCTCGTGGAGCCTGGTGAAGATGGGCACCACCGCCGCGCAGAAGAAGCTGTTCTTCAACCTGCGCCGGATGAAGTCCAAGCTCGACGCGTTCGAGGACGGCGACCTCAAGCCCGAACATATCACCAAGATCGCCACCGACCTTGGCGTCGCCGAAAGCGATGTCGTGTCGATGAATCGCCGCATGGCGATGGGCGGCGACACGTCGCTCAACGTCTCGATGCGGGAGGACGGCGAGGGCCAGTGGCAGGACTGGCTGCAGGACGATGCGCCGTTGCAGGACACCGTCGTCGCCGAGGCACAGGAGGCGGACGTCCGCCACGGCATGCTCGTTTCGGCGATGGACGACCTCAACGATCGCGAGAAGCATATCCTGACCGAACGCCGTCTGACCG
The sequence above is a segment of the Sphingomonas insulae genome. Coding sequences within it:
- a CDS encoding RluA family pseudouridine synthase, translated to MDRGVSILQATIATTADGWRLDRALADAVPTLSRERLKVLIASGAVTRDGIMVRDPAKRATAGDRLAVAVPVPTLPHNEAQDIPLVVAYEDEHLIVIDKPAGLVVHPAAGNLDGTLVNALLHHCDGSLSGIGGVARPGIVHRIDKDTSGLMVAAKTDRAHEGLARQFHDHSIDRRYRAIVGGVPRPAEGKVDAPLARSAANRKKIAIVAGGKRAVTHFRTMTTLRDAALVECRLETGRTHQVRVHMASIGHALLGDPVYGRTKGAQKALLETLGFRRQALHAAHLGFIHPVKSTALAFESDMPADMQELFTELHV
- a CDS encoding histidine phosphotransferase family protein → MSVSPVDFASLLCSRLCHDLLSPVGALNNGLELLGDENDPEMRARVFQLLSESARASANKLKFFRLAFGAGGGFAERVDSREAKTAIEGLLVDNKRTTFNWWVEGETLPKTALKVMLNLTLIASEALVRGGTLDVGGEENDGHLEIVVKIEGPRIILDPELRETLTDGERADGVTPRAAAAYLVHTLVAQAGGAVQVNEPADNVMILGAVFNAR
- a CDS encoding Mov34/MPN/PAD-1 family protein, producing the protein MTVTIASELVGQILEEAAASPAVEICGLLLGEGDRITRALPCRNVATDPARRFEIDPAALIAAHRAARGGGPRIVGHYHSHPGGVAVPSARDAAEAAADGTLWLIAAGGVLRGWRAVADGPVEGRFVRIALAKSNNMNKWGTRTET
- the rpoH gene encoding RNA polymerase sigma factor RpoH — protein: MAARSNVPATIPALGGEQSLNRYLSEIKKFPILAPEQEFMLAKRFQEHGDTDAAAQLVTSHLRLVAKIAMGYRGYGLPTSELISEGNIGLMQGVKKFEPDRGFRLATYAMWWIRASIQEYILRSWSLVKMGTTAAQKKLFFNLRRMKSKLDAFEDGDLKPEHITKIATDLGVAESDVVSMNRRMAMGGDTSLNVSMREDGEGQWQDWLQDDAPLQDTVVAEAQEADVRHGMLVSAMDDLNDREKHILTERRLTDDPKTLEELSQVYGVSRERVRQIEVRAFEKLQKAMMRIAGEKRLLAA
- a CDS encoding FAD:protein FMN transferase produces the protein MRIALPAVIDPAAVAAHDPAAAIVDLGGETMGTRWHVRAVLPAGMTVAAVGAAIVARLDGIVNEMSHWSPTSRLSRFNRADAGAWVTLPPDFAHVVAGGLAIAAATGGAFDPTIGRLVELWGFGPTPVTTSPTDFALAQAKAATGWQRLTYTPGDRRLRQPGGLSLDLSGIAKGHAVDAIADVLAQCGVRHALTEIGGEFVGRGIRPDGEPWWVDLEVPPGSDLAPLRIALHRLAVATSGDYRRGAHTIDPRTGRSVANGVVSASVIHADALTADAWATALTVLGPGEGGHWRRRTASRGGS
- a CDS encoding DUF4198 domain-containing protein — protein: MKPYAIRLPIRLLAAAALVAAPTMLSAHRMWMLPSGTVFSGTDSWATIDAAVSNDLFFFDHQPLRLDGIKVWQPDGSEGKLQNGATGRYRSVFDVELDKPGTWKVATQMSAVMGSFKADGVEKRVGGRGGQPRPGQPAPLTVADIPANATDVKLTEVSSRNEVFLTAGAPTTTVLKTSGKGLEFAPVTHPDELVAGEAAKFRFLIDGKPAPGLKVTVIPGGKRYRNDEGAMNLTTGADGVLTVTWPAAGMYWLNATATDAKTTVPRATERRMTYVTTLEVLTP